In the Kribbella sp. NBC_00482 genome, one interval contains:
- the murJ gene encoding murein biosynthesis integral membrane protein MurJ, whose amino-acid sequence MGPSTQVSRLARAALIVAAVTVLARVVGFGRWLVFSKTVGAGCLAEAYTTANQLPNILFEVVAGGALAGAVIPVLAGPVARGDRAAQGRIVGALLSWSFVLLAPVALLAWVLAGRYTDAMLDPGADCASSTATATRMLAIFVPQVFGYAVAVVATAVLQSHKRFAAGAWAPLISSLVVVGTYFVFAGTAPDADSASRGATDLLAWGTTAGVLALALTVLVPMLLLRLPIRPTLRLDPGVGPVLRKLALAGLAVLVAQQLTFVVTTYLANHRGVAGSIAVYTWANAVYLLPYAVLAVPITTAVFPRLAAAFEAGEGFDRYAAASTRAVMLAGGAGAALLVATAVPVARIFAYDDGAVQEAKATSLANGLIAFAPAAIGFAVLMHVGRVLYARHSGREVAVVTSAAWILVAVAGVVLTTRWDAVPALAAAMSVGMVAGAVLLLLVLRREAGPAVLAGVPRAHLTALAGAVLAGAAGWVVALPAGDGGVGKAVAFSVLSGLAAVVVYALVVLALDRADARALVRREKP is encoded by the coding sequence GTGGGGCCGTCGACCCAGGTGAGCCGGCTCGCCCGCGCGGCCCTGATTGTTGCGGCCGTCACCGTTCTGGCGCGGGTTGTCGGCTTCGGCCGGTGGTTGGTGTTCTCGAAAACTGTCGGCGCGGGCTGTTTGGCTGAGGCCTACACGACGGCCAATCAGCTGCCCAACATTCTCTTCGAAGTGGTCGCCGGCGGGGCGCTGGCGGGTGCGGTCATTCCGGTCCTGGCCGGTCCCGTCGCCCGCGGCGACCGGGCGGCGCAGGGGCGGATCGTCGGGGCGTTGCTGTCCTGGTCGTTCGTGCTGCTGGCCCCGGTCGCCTTGCTGGCCTGGGTTCTGGCGGGGCGGTACACCGACGCGATGCTCGACCCTGGTGCCGACTGCGCGAGCTCCACGGCGACCGCGACCCGGATGCTGGCGATCTTCGTGCCGCAGGTCTTCGGGTACGCCGTGGCAGTGGTCGCGACCGCCGTTCTCCAGTCCCACAAGCGTTTCGCGGCCGGGGCGTGGGCACCGCTGATCTCCAGCCTCGTGGTCGTCGGCACCTACTTCGTGTTCGCCGGTACGGCCCCTGACGCGGACTCGGCCTCGCGAGGCGCCACCGACCTGCTGGCCTGGGGTACTACGGCCGGCGTCCTCGCGCTGGCCCTCACAGTGCTCGTCCCGATGCTCCTGCTCCGCTTGCCGATCAGACCGACCCTCAGGCTGGACCCGGGCGTCGGACCGGTACTGCGGAAGCTCGCACTCGCGGGCCTGGCAGTACTGGTCGCGCAACAGCTCACCTTCGTCGTCACGACGTACCTGGCCAACCACCGTGGCGTTGCGGGCAGCATTGCCGTGTACACGTGGGCCAACGCGGTGTACCTCCTGCCGTACGCAGTGCTGGCCGTGCCGATCACCACAGCGGTCTTCCCTCGTCTGGCGGCAGCGTTCGAGGCAGGGGAGGGTTTCGACCGCTACGCCGCGGCGTCCACCCGCGCGGTGATGCTGGCCGGCGGTGCCGGCGCCGCACTGCTCGTCGCTACGGCGGTACCGGTCGCCAGGATCTTTGCGTACGACGACGGCGCGGTGCAGGAGGCCAAGGCGACCTCACTGGCCAACGGACTCATCGCGTTCGCACCAGCTGCCATCGGGTTCGCCGTACTGATGCATGTCGGCCGGGTGCTCTACGCCCGGCACTCCGGGCGTGAGGTGGCCGTGGTGACATCCGCGGCCTGGATACTCGTGGCTGTAGCCGGTGTGGTGCTCACGACTCGCTGGGACGCAGTACCCGCGCTGGCTGCCGCGATGTCCGTCGGCATGGTCGCAGGCGCCGTCCTACTGCTGCTGGTCCTGCGTCGTGAGGCTGGACCAGCTGTACTAGCGGGAGTACCACGTGCCCACCTCACTGCACTGGCGGGCGCTGTGCTGGCCGGTGCAGCTGGCTGGGTGGTTGCACTGCCAGCTGGGGACGGTGGAGTAGGCAAGGCTGTGGCGTTCT